A window from Thermodesulfobacteriota bacterium encodes these proteins:
- a CDS encoding EVE domain-containing protein: MSYWLVKSEPSTYSWDDLVKDGGTRWDGVRNYQARNNLGAMKKGDLVLYYHSGAAPGIVGIARVVRESYRDPTADDERWVAVDIEPVKPLKRPVSLDGIKKEKRLGNISLIRQGRLSVMPVTKDEYDVILGMGSVKK; the protein is encoded by the coding sequence ATGAGCTACTGGCTCGTTAAATCGGAGCCTTCTACCTATTCGTGGGACGACCTCGTCAAGGACGGCGGGACGCGATGGGACGGGGTCAGGAACTATCAGGCGAGGAATAACCTCGGAGCCATGAAGAAGGGCGACCTCGTGCTCTACTATCACAGCGGTGCTGCGCCCGGGATTGTCGGAATCGCCAGGGTCGTCAGGGAGTCCTATCGGGACCCGACCGCGGACGACGAGAGATGGGTCGCCGTCGACATAGAACCGGTCAAGCCTTTAAAGAGACCCGTATCGCTCGACGGTATCAAAAAGGAAAAGCGGCTCGGGAACATTTCGCTCATCAGACAGGGCCGTCTATCCGTCATGCCCGTTACGAAGGATGAATACGACGTCATTCTCGGCATGGGGTCGGTAAAGAAATAG
- the hisF gene encoding imidazole glycerol phosphate synthase subunit HisF, producing the protein MLSKRIIPCLDVKDGRVVKGVNFVNLRDAGDPVEIAKKYSDEGADEICFLDITASHEERKTMVDVVERTAAEVFVPLTVGGGVRTIEDVRQLLLAGADKVSINTAAVKDPDFVKRASERFGSQCIVVAIDARRVSEGKWEVYTHGGRNPTGIDAIEWAKKMEENGAGEILLTSMDKDGTKSGYDIELTRAVSRAVSIPVIASGGAGSLDHLSDGVRDGEADAVLVASIFHYGEHSIREAKEHMGSKGISVRL; encoded by the coding sequence ATGCTGTCGAAGAGAATAATTCCGTGCCTCGACGTCAAGGACGGGAGGGTCGTGAAAGGCGTTAATTTCGTAAACCTCAGGGACGCGGGCGACCCGGTCGAGATCGCGAAGAAATACAGCGACGAGGGGGCGGACGAAATCTGCTTCCTTGACATAACGGCTTCGCACGAGGAGAGGAAAACGATGGTAGACGTCGTCGAGAGGACAGCGGCGGAGGTTTTCGTACCGCTTACTGTGGGAGGGGGTGTGAGGACTATAGAGGACGTGAGGCAGCTCCTGCTCGCCGGGGCCGACAAGGTATCTATAAACACAGCCGCAGTAAAAGACCCAGATTTCGTGAAGAGGGCTTCAGAGAGGTTCGGGAGCCAGTGCATCGTCGTTGCGATAGACGCGAGGCGCGTCTCGGAAGGAAAATGGGAGGTCTATACGCACGGCGGGAGGAACCCTACGGGAATAGACGCTATCGAGTGGGCGAAGAAGATGGAGGAAAACGGCGCGGGTGAGATACTCCTCACGAGCATGGACAAGGACGGGACTAAATCGGGCTACGACATAGAGCTCACGAGGGCCGTATCGAGGGCAGTCTCGATACCGGTTATCGCTTCGGGAGGCGCGGGAAGCCTCGACCACCTGTCGGACGGCGTCAGGGACGGGGAGGCGGACGCCGTGCTCGTCGCATCCATATTCCACTACGGCGAGCATTCCATAAGAGAGGCGAAGGAGCATATGGGCTCGAAGGGCATATCTGTGAGGCTCTGA
- the hisA gene encoding 1-(5-phosphoribosyl)-5-[(5-phosphoribosylamino)methylideneamino]imidazole-4-carboxamide isomerase, translated as MHIIPAIDLKDGRCVRLFKGEEGTETVFSENPGEIARRWEESGAEWIHVVDLDGAFTGEPQNMDVVREIASQVSCPVQAGGGIRNIETVRKYFGLGVKRVILGTAAFSDDLFLRQACGEFPGCIAVGIDTKNGKIAVKGWKEVIEADTGDVLRRLEDAGVSMILNTNIDRDGTMEGINIEAAKKFIESSPLPVIASGGIATTDDLEKLKPLESIGLYGVILGKSIYTGTINLTDAIERYS; from the coding sequence ATGCACATCATACCGGCGATAGACCTCAAGGACGGGAGATGCGTTAGGCTCTTTAAGGGAGAGGAAGGGACTGAAACGGTGTTTTCGGAAAACCCCGGGGAGATAGCACGGAGGTGGGAAGAAAGCGGGGCGGAATGGATACACGTAGTCGACCTCGACGGGGCGTTTACCGGAGAGCCGCAGAACATGGACGTCGTCAGGGAGATCGCCTCTCAGGTCTCGTGCCCGGTTCAGGCGGGGGGAGGCATAAGGAACATAGAGACAGTCAGGAAATATTTCGGCCTCGGTGTAAAAAGAGTGATACTGGGGACAGCCGCTTTTTCGGACGACCTATTCCTTAGACAGGCGTGCGGAGAGTTCCCAGGGTGTATCGCCGTGGGAATAGACACCAAAAACGGCAAGATTGCCGTAAAGGGCTGGAAAGAGGTCATAGAGGCGGATACCGGAGATGTGCTCCGCAGGCTCGAGGATGCAGGGGTCTCGATGATACTCAACACGAACATCGACAGGGACGGGACGATGGAGGGAATCAATATCGAAGCGGCTAAGAAATTCATAGAATCTTCTCCTCTCCCGGTCATCGCTTCGGGCGGCATCGCCACGACAGATGACCTCGAAAAGCTGAAGCCGCTCGAAAGTATCGGGCTCTACGGCGTGATACTGGGGAAGTCGATCTACACAGGCACTATTAATCTTACGGACGCCATAGAAAGGTACTCCTAA
- the mce gene encoding methylmalonyl-CoA epimerase, with translation MAKGVLENLYHVAIAVRDIGEAEKLYEKALGLRVGHREVVEDQKVKTTMLVPEKGGAAVELLEPLSEDSPISKFLDKRGEGIHHICFLVDDIEAALERLKREGVKLIDESPRPGAYNSRVAFIHPKAMNGVLIELAEIEK, from the coding sequence ATGGCTAAGGGCGTATTGGAAAATTTGTATCACGTGGCGATCGCGGTCAGGGACATCGGCGAGGCGGAGAAGCTGTACGAGAAGGCGCTCGGTCTCAGGGTCGGGCACAGGGAGGTGGTGGAGGACCAGAAGGTGAAGACGACCATGCTCGTACCCGAAAAGGGCGGCGCCGCGGTGGAGCTCCTGGAGCCCCTGAGCGAAGACTCCCCGATCTCGAAGTTCCTCGACAAGAGGGGCGAGGGCATTCATCACATCTGCTTCCTCGTGGACGATATAGAGGCCGCACTCGAAAGGCTGAAGCGCGAGGGCGTGAAGCTCATAGACGAATCTCCCCGTCCCGGCGCATACAATTCGAGGGTCGCGTTCATACACCCGAAGGCGATGAACGGAGTGCTGATAGAGCTCGCCGAGATCGAGAAATAA
- a CDS encoding deoxyguanosinetriphosphate triphosphohydrolase → MNIREQSEEIERQILSPYAALSAQSKGRMVAEEPCSIRTDYQRDRDRIIHSKAFRRMKHKTQVFLSPTDDHYRTRLTHVIEVSQIARTISKALRLNEDLTEAIALGHDLGHTPFGHAGEAALNEIYPGGFKHVIHSLRVVDVLEKGGKGLNLTYEVRDGIAKHSKGMGAVDNPKYRPETLEGQVVRLSDLVAYANHDLDDAIRAGIITIDDVPRQCVDTLGRTNSERINRMVTDIITETLKYKGEKVAASAEVEQAMVELRGYLFNTVYMNEKIKNNFLKAHKVIRELYRYFCENEGELRRYYTKGVREGETIERTVCDFIAGMTDSYAISMYERIFLPRRWQGDLSTF, encoded by the coding sequence ATGAACATAAGAGAACAGTCGGAAGAGATAGAGAGGCAAATCCTTTCTCCTTACGCCGCCCTCAGCGCTCAGTCGAAGGGGAGGATGGTGGCCGAGGAGCCGTGCTCCATAAGGACCGACTACCAGAGGGACAGGGACAGGATAATCCACTCAAAAGCGTTCCGGAGGATGAAGCACAAGACGCAGGTGTTTCTTTCCCCGACTGACGACCACTACAGGACAAGGCTCACGCACGTGATAGAGGTGTCCCAGATAGCGAGGACGATATCGAAGGCACTGAGGCTGAACGAAGACCTCACGGAGGCTATAGCGCTCGGGCACGACCTCGGCCATACGCCCTTCGGACACGCGGGGGAGGCGGCGCTAAACGAGATTTATCCGGGCGGGTTCAAGCACGTTATTCACAGCCTGAGGGTAGTGGACGTTCTCGAGAAGGGCGGGAAGGGCCTCAACCTGACGTACGAGGTGAGGGACGGCATAGCCAAGCATTCGAAGGGCATGGGTGCGGTCGATAATCCGAAATACCGCCCGGAGACGCTCGAAGGACAGGTCGTGAGGCTGTCAGACCTCGTCGCTTACGCGAACCACGACCTCGACGACGCGATAAGGGCAGGGATCATAACCATCGACGACGTGCCCCGGCAGTGCGTCGATACGCTCGGCAGGACGAATTCCGAAAGGATAAACAGGATGGTCACCGACATAATCACGGAAACCCTCAAATACAAAGGCGAGAAGGTGGCGGCGAGCGCGGAGGTAGAGCAGGCGATGGTCGAGCTCCGGGGCTATCTTTTTAATACCGTCTATATGAACGAAAAGATAAAGAACAACTTCCTCAAGGCCCATAAGGTAATACGGGAGCTTTACCGGTATTTCTGCGAAAACGAGGGCGAGCTGAGGAGGTATTACACGAAGGGCGTGAGGGAAGGGGAAACCATAGAGCGCACGGTCTGCGATTTTATTGCGGGCATGACGGATTCCTACGCGATCAGCATGTATGAAAGGATATTCCTCCCCCGGAGATGGCAGGGGGATTTGAGCACATTTTAA
- a CDS encoding hotdog domain-containing protein, with the protein MRRSFQAGMFIEKKIETKAEMAASRFHENSPRVLSSPSLITFMQTTCADLMAPFLDPTEMVVSVRMEMNHLASTPIGSTITVRAEIDRIEANKVYFKIDAYDEVEKIATGYNDMFIINEERFERGIRRKLGADSQKAQSM; encoded by the coding sequence ATGAGAAGGTCGTTTCAGGCGGGAATGTTCATAGAAAAGAAGATAGAGACGAAAGCGGAAATGGCTGCTTCCCGGTTCCACGAAAATTCCCCGCGCGTGCTCTCGAGCCCTTCTCTCATTACCTTCATGCAGACGACTTGCGCCGACCTCATGGCCCCGTTCCTCGACCCGACCGAGATGGTCGTGAGCGTGAGGATGGAGATGAACCATCTGGCCTCGACCCCGATCGGATCGACTATAACCGTAAGGGCCGAGATCGACAGGATAGAGGCCAACAAGGTATATTTCAAGATCGATGCATACGACGAGGTCGAGAAGATCGCTACGGGTTACAACGATATGTTCATCATCAACGAAGAGAGGTTCGAAAGGGGTATCAGAAGGAAGCTCGGAGCGGATTCGCAGAAGGCGCAGTCCATGTAA
- a CDS encoding protein-L-isoaspartate(D-aspartate) O-methyltransferase gives MLESFIPLSLFFVFLLASGASGNGRYAGKRWDMVESQIIARGIRNTAVIQAMLNVPRHEFVPEEMRDEAYNDNPIPVGMGQTISQPYIVALMTELLNPARGMKILEVGTGSGYQSAVLAETGCDLYTIEIVESLAQKARLVLEKIGYSNIAYKIGDGYQGWEEHAPFDGIIVTAAPGHVPAKLLDQLKVNGRMVIPVGGDSQELQLIEKTDTGITKKRITAVRFVPMTGRSES, from the coding sequence ATGCTTGAGTCCTTTATCCCCCTGTCCCTTTTCTTCGTCTTCCTTCTCGCCTCAGGCGCTTCGGGTAACGGCCGTTATGCCGGGAAGCGCTGGGACATGGTCGAGAGCCAGATAATTGCCCGGGGCATAAGGAACACCGCTGTCATTCAGGCGATGCTCAATGTACCGCGCCATGAGTTCGTGCCCGAGGAGATGAGGGACGAGGCGTATAACGACAACCCCATACCCGTGGGCATGGGGCAGACTATATCTCAGCCATACATCGTCGCGCTCATGACCGAGCTCCTGAACCCCGCGCGGGGCATGAAGATACTGGAAGTGGGCACGGGCTCCGGCTATCAGTCCGCGGTGCTCGCCGAAACCGGGTGCGACCTCTACACGATAGAGATCGTCGAGAGCCTGGCGCAGAAGGCGCGCCTCGTTCTGGAAAAAATAGGATATTCCAACATCGCTTACAAAATTGGTGACGGATACCAGGGGTGGGAGGAGCACGCCCCGTTCGACGGCATTATAGTGACGGCTGCCCCCGGGCACGTGCCCGCTAAGCTACTCGATCAGCTCAAGGTAAACGGAAGAATGGTCATTCCTGTAGGCGGCGACAGCCAGGAGCTTCAGCTTATCGAAAAGACCGATACCGGGATTACGAAGAAGAGAATAACCGCTGTCCGCTTCGTCCCCATGACGGGCAGGTCGGAATCCTGA
- a CDS encoding menaquinone biosynthesis protein encodes MIKLGSVCFMNAKPLTFALENGSVEHDFQITLTPPSELSLLLSRKEIDLGLIPVAEFLRKNTYSAVPGISISSYGKVDSVVLLSRGAITDIKSVAVDRRSQSSTALLKIILETFHNLSPVYLPRAAEEGFLNDVDAGMIIGDTGLETTCHPPEGFNVYDLGEIWTEETGLPFVYAVFAVNEGVELGRNLGALHESKDYGIGIVREIAKNEAARTGLDESVCYRYLTERIKYDLGEKELEGIRRYSEYLSRLGGAEKISRIKIHSE; translated from the coding sequence GTGATTAAACTGGGCTCTGTATGTTTCATGAATGCGAAACCGCTCACGTTCGCTTTAGAGAACGGCAGCGTAGAGCACGACTTCCAAATAACGCTCACGCCCCCTTCCGAGCTGTCGCTCCTGCTTTCGAGAAAGGAGATAGACCTGGGTCTCATCCCCGTCGCAGAATTCCTCAGGAAGAACACATACTCCGCCGTACCGGGAATCTCGATCTCGTCGTACGGGAAGGTGGACAGCGTGGTGCTCTTATCCAGGGGCGCGATCACGGATATTAAAAGCGTCGCCGTCGACAGGAGGTCCCAGAGCTCGACCGCGCTTCTGAAGATTATACTGGAGACGTTCCACAACCTGTCGCCCGTCTACCTGCCCAGAGCCGCGGAGGAGGGTTTCCTGAATGACGTCGATGCGGGAATGATAATCGGCGACACGGGCCTCGAAACCACCTGTCACCCTCCCGAGGGTTTCAATGTCTACGACCTCGGAGAGATATGGACTGAAGAAACGGGTCTCCCGTTCGTGTACGCCGTCTTCGCCGTGAACGAGGGGGTTGAGCTGGGGAGGAACCTGGGGGCGCTTCACGAATCCAAGGACTACGGGATCGGCATTGTGAGAGAAATTGCAAAAAATGAAGCGGCGAGGACGGGACTCGACGAATCAGTATGCTATCGATACCTGACCGAGAGGATAAAGTACGACCTCGGAGAAAAGGAGCTTGAGGGTATACGCCGATACAGCGAATACCTCTCCCGCCTGGGCGGGGCTGAAAAAATTTCCCGGATAAAAATCCATTCAGAGTAG
- a CDS encoding LysM peptidoglycan-binding domain-containing protein: protein MYLRTLLAIFLLTGIALAQGSLPPPKDGTTIYVVEPGDSLWKISGRFFGNPLFWPRLWEINPYIDNPNLIYPGDVIALKAQQPDIPVVKVEPKAHKVSFEDIEPPPPVYYYSRGGTEGFITPGEWEHMGTILTSEPPKILLGTGDIVFTNVGSKNGAGVGDKFTIFRSSKPVLHPITGQRIGYKVQIEGELELLEILGKRKSTAVITSSYLEITRGAKVRPQEPFVKEVILRKGTRRVDGFIVETKNNTELSGKGDIVYIDAGEVNNVVPGNVFSIYTQPRKAHDPDAHKDVIIPGSLIGKIVVLEVKEGCSTGIITESSRQIELGDYVSLDI from the coding sequence ATGTATTTAAGAACACTATTGGCAATTTTTCTACTGACCGGCATCGCCTTGGCGCAGGGCAGCCTGCCGCCCCCCAAGGACGGGACGACGATTTATGTAGTGGAGCCGGGGGATTCCCTCTGGAAGATCTCCGGGCGGTTCTTCGGCAACCCTCTCTTCTGGCCGAGGCTGTGGGAGATAAACCCCTACATAGACAACCCGAACCTCATATACCCCGGGGACGTAATCGCGCTAAAAGCCCAGCAGCCCGACATCCCGGTTGTAAAGGTCGAGCCCAAGGCGCACAAGGTATCGTTCGAGGACATCGAGCCGCCGCCGCCTGTCTACTATTACTCGCGGGGCGGAACGGAAGGGTTCATAACGCCCGGCGAATGGGAGCACATGGGCACCATACTGACATCGGAGCCGCCCAAGATACTCCTCGGCACGGGGGACATAGTGTTTACGAACGTAGGCTCCAAGAACGGAGCGGGCGTAGGCGACAAGTTCACTATATTCCGGTCATCCAAGCCCGTGCTGCATCCGATAACGGGACAGAGGATCGGGTATAAGGTGCAGATAGAAGGCGAGCTCGAGCTCCTGGAGATACTCGGCAAGAGGAAATCGACTGCGGTAATAACCTCGTCATACCTCGAGATAACGCGCGGAGCCAAGGTAAGGCCCCAGGAGCCGTTCGTAAAAGAGGTGATTCTGAGGAAGGGCACCCGTAGGGTGGACGGGTTCATAGTAGAGACGAAGAACAATACGGAGCTTAGCGGCAAGGGAGACATCGTTTACATAGACGCGGGCGAAGTGAACAACGTCGTGCCCGGAAACGTATTCTCGATCTATACGCAGCCCCGTAAGGCCCACGACCCCGACGCACACAAGGACGTAATAATCCCCGGCTCGCTGATAGGGAAGATCGTCGTGCTCGAGGTCAAGGAGGGCTGCTCGACAGGCATAATCACGGAGAGCTCAAGGCAGATAGAGCTCGGGGATTACGTGAGCCTGGACATATAA
- the meaB gene encoding methylmalonyl Co-A mutase-associated GTPase MeaB, producing MTLSDYESGLIDKMLSGDRASLARLISIAESRHKSLPEILMRLAPAMREPYIIGITGPPGAGKSTITNRLIRSYRDMDKKVGVLAVDPSSPFTGGAILGDRIRMHDHAMDDGVFIRSISTRGTHGGLSRATVEITKLYGAYGMDYVIIETVGVGQTELDIVGVADTVLVVLVPEAGDSVQTMKAGLMEIADVFIVNKADREGAALIAAEIKQVVSLRRAGGWTPSVLLTSALSGEGIEGIIEAVEKHRDYLSGSGKLITKKEKRIEEEFSEIVRGLVDEEIARKLGDPEIKKIYDRVKSGEIDPYEGAVLVVSKIICSATL from the coding sequence ATGACTCTCTCCGATTACGAATCCGGTCTCATAGACAAGATGCTGAGCGGGGACCGCGCCTCTCTCGCCCGTCTCATATCGATCGCCGAGAGCAGGCATAAATCCCTACCCGAGATACTTATGCGCCTGGCTCCCGCCATGCGCGAACCCTACATAATAGGCATAACCGGCCCGCCCGGGGCGGGCAAAAGCACGATCACGAACAGGCTCATCCGCTCCTACAGGGATATGGATAAAAAGGTCGGGGTGCTCGCGGTCGACCCGTCGAGCCCCTTCACCGGTGGGGCCATTCTCGGGGACAGGATACGGATGCACGACCACGCGATGGACGACGGCGTGTTCATAAGGAGCATAAGCACGAGGGGGACGCACGGCGGGTTGTCCAGGGCCACGGTCGAGATAACGAAGCTCTACGGGGCGTACGGCATGGATTACGTCATCATAGAGACAGTCGGCGTGGGGCAGACCGAGCTCGACATCGTGGGCGTTGCGGATACCGTACTCGTGGTGCTCGTCCCTGAAGCGGGTGACTCGGTCCAGACGATGAAGGCCGGCCTCATGGAGATAGCCGACGTCTTCATCGTAAACAAGGCGGACAGGGAAGGGGCTGCGCTTATCGCGGCCGAGATCAAGCAGGTCGTGTCCCTCAGGAGGGCAGGCGGCTGGACCCCGTCCGTGCTACTCACGAGCGCGCTCAGCGGCGAAGGGATAGAAGGTATAATCGAGGCGGTCGAAAAACACAGGGATTATCTCTCCGGGAGCGGTAAGCTGATAACGAAGAAAGAGAAAAGGATCGAGGAGGAGTTTTCCGAGATAGTAAGGGGGCTCGTCGACGAGGAGATCGCCCGCAAGCTCGGAGACCCTGAGATAAAGAAGATTTACGACCGCGTAAAAAGCGGGGAAATAGACCCCTACGAAGGCGCCGTGCTCGTCGTCTCGAAAATCATCTGTAGTGCAACCCTATAA
- a CDS encoding Ig domain-containing protein: MTRALKYPLIIALIFLLGCGGEDGGESVTTDESAPEVADEPVTETEDVPEEEPADAGYSQPSLPSLGEIKSVKINTLSANPRDGFLAVIEYDGEDIGGTGFIYDWKLNGNDITGASEEKLEWRDGFKKGDTITLSVTPYNDLGAGALSAEGSITIPNSPPVITSEPDASFEEGRFSYIVEARDPDGDPIDFSLRSAPRGMTIEPAAGLILWEYGEKDAGDYKVTVIVTDSEGAESRQELTLSIHPQQDSGAVE; this comes from the coding sequence ATGACTCGTGCACTAAAATACCCGCTTATAATAGCCCTGATATTCCTCCTTGGCTGCGGGGGAGAGGACGGGGGCGAATCCGTAACAACGGATGAGTCCGCTCCTGAAGTTGCGGATGAGCCCGTTACGGAGACGGAGGACGTCCCTGAGGAAGAACCCGCCGACGCCGGGTACTCCCAACCTTCTCTGCCTTCCCTGGGGGAGATAAAATCCGTGAAAATTAACACTCTGTCCGCTAACCCGAGGGACGGGTTTCTGGCCGTAATAGAGTATGACGGTGAGGACATAGGGGGGACGGGTTTTATTTATGACTGGAAGCTCAACGGGAACGATATAACGGGCGCGAGCGAAGAGAAGCTCGAATGGAGGGACGGCTTCAAAAAAGGCGATACGATAACTTTGAGCGTCACGCCCTACAACGACCTCGGCGCCGGCGCGTTGTCTGCCGAGGGGAGCATCACGATACCCAACTCGCCCCCTGTCATTACGTCCGAGCCTGATGCGTCCTTTGAGGAAGGGAGGTTCAGTTACATCGTGGAAGCCCGGGACCCGGACGGCGATCCCATCGATTTCAGCCTCAGGAGCGCACCACGCGGTATGACGATAGAGCCCGCGGCGGGCCTCATTCTCTGGGAGTACGGTGAAAAGGACGCGGGCGATTATAAAGTGACCGTAATAGTCACGGACTCGGAAGGGGCTGAGTCCCGGCAGGAGCTGACTTTATCCATACACCCGCAGCAGGATTCCGGAGCCGTCGAATAG
- a CDS encoding Rne/Rng family ribonuclease has product MDNRILINITFNETRVAVMENGVVAELYIERKSAPRIVGNIYKGIVGKVVPGMQAAFIDIGLGKSGFISVEDVHEDSLYEYFLDGGSESQQSRKHDRGLIQDILREGQHVLVQVLKESVGGKGAKLSSNIGIPGKYSVLLGTTDIVGISRKIEDPAERERLAEIIRRIKPEGKGIIARTASVGVSADEIEQDIQDLLRLWEDIRKRSEEQKAPSLLYEEPRLYIKAVRDFVSTEYNRIVVDSEPVYQEVTAYLRRNFPDASVSVELYQDPEPLFSRYGVESEIRKIFNKKVWLKSGGHIIIEEAEGLTVVDVNTGRYQSGKSQEETIYTLNLEAAAEIVRQIRLRNLVGIVVVDFIDIKNRQLRDQIYEAFVEALKQDRARSAVLEMSPFGVIQMTRQRVRESLLTELAEPCPYCEGSGYLKSKDTISYEIIREIKSRIVKPFVKRIEVQASAKVIHRLKEFEHENLKRLEKEHGVAIAYKPVEGRIGRFEVIAD; this is encoded by the coding sequence ATGGACAACAGGATACTGATAAATATCACGTTCAATGAAACGAGGGTCGCCGTCATGGAAAACGGCGTCGTCGCGGAGCTTTACATCGAGCGAAAGTCCGCGCCGCGTATAGTGGGGAACATATACAAGGGCATCGTCGGGAAGGTCGTGCCGGGTATGCAGGCGGCTTTCATAGATATCGGCCTCGGGAAATCGGGCTTCATATCCGTCGAGGACGTGCACGAGGATTCTCTCTACGAATACTTCCTCGACGGCGGAAGCGAATCCCAGCAGTCGAGAAAACACGACAGGGGGCTCATCCAGGACATACTCCGCGAAGGACAGCACGTCCTCGTCCAGGTGCTTAAGGAGTCGGTCGGAGGGAAAGGGGCGAAGCTGTCGTCCAATATCGGGATACCCGGCAAGTACTCCGTCCTTCTGGGCACGACCGATATAGTCGGGATATCCAGAAAGATAGAGGACCCGGCCGAAAGGGAAAGACTCGCGGAGATCATAAGGAGGATTAAGCCCGAAGGGAAAGGTATTATCGCGAGGACGGCCAGCGTAGGCGTCAGCGCGGATGAGATAGAGCAGGATATACAGGATCTGCTCCGTCTCTGGGAGGACATAAGGAAGAGAAGCGAAGAACAGAAAGCGCCGAGTCTCCTTTACGAAGAGCCCAGGCTCTATATTAAAGCGGTGCGGGATTTCGTCTCGACCGAATACAACAGGATCGTCGTCGACTCCGAGCCCGTGTATCAGGAGGTCACGGCTTACCTCAGGCGCAATTTCCCCGACGCCTCCGTAAGCGTCGAGCTGTATCAGGACCCGGAGCCCCTGTTCTCGAGGTACGGCGTCGAGAGCGAGATAAGAAAGATATTCAATAAAAAGGTCTGGCTTAAATCAGGGGGCCATATAATAATCGAGGAGGCCGAGGGACTCACCGTCGTCGACGTGAATACCGGCAGGTATCAGAGCGGAAAGAGCCAGGAGGAGACCATATATACGCTTAACCTCGAGGCGGCCGCGGAGATAGTGAGACAGATAAGGCTCAGGAACCTTGTGGGCATAGTGGTGGTCGATTTCATAGACATAAAAAACCGGCAGCTCCGCGACCAGATATACGAGGCTTTCGTCGAGGCGCTGAAGCAGGACAGGGCGCGGTCCGCTGTTCTCGAGATGTCCCCCTTCGGGGTTATACAGATGACGCGCCAGCGCGTTAGGGAGAGCTTGCTCACCGAGCTTGCGGAGCCGTGTCCCTACTGCGAGGGCTCGGGCTATCTCAAATCCAAGGACACGATCAGTTACGAAATAATAAGGGAAATAAAGAGCAGGATCGTAAAGCCTTTCGTAAAGAGGATAGAAGTCCAGGCGAGCGCGAAAGTCATACACAGGCTTAAAGAGTTCGAGCACGAAAACCTGAAGCGCCTCGAGAAGGAGCACGGCGTCGCGATCGCGTATAAACCCGTCGAGGGGCGCATAGGCAGGTTCGAGGTCATAGCAGACTGA